The genomic stretch TAATAACACAGTAATTAAATGGTGcatgaaaaagaatgaaaggAACAGAtgtcttttaaataaaaaggaaaactgtACATCTCATTTTCATAAATTTGCAAAAGCATGAATAATCATGACACAGCCCCTCAAGCTGAACATACAGCGAGGACGCGGACCAAGACGTCATACAATCCTGGCTGTACCACAAAAGACCTCATgcttggacacacacacacaccggcacagacacacacacacacacacacgtgcacacacacatacactggcgcgcacgcgcacacaccagcacatgcacacacgaacaggcacacacgtttacacacatacagacacacaggcacacacgctcacaaacacacacacacacgcttccacacacacaggcataccagacaaatatgtaatttggtcaaatatgaaattgattttgattctgtgcttgattgatcttgcgtGGTGctattgaaccaatcaaaaagaCCAGAAGGTAGcattttttgagagcatttcattggAGGTTCAAATGCACCAGACATGTTCAGTAAagtatagaaaagtatttgaatccaaagcaattacatatTGGCCCCGAGGTTAggctaagcacacacacacacacacacacacacacatttctccagTGAGCAACAGGCCATATTGTGAGGACTGTGTGTCCCTCATTCAAATAAAGAGATGCATTGAGAATTTTCTTTGTTGACATCAGCATTTTCAATGTCATTCAGCAGAAAACATCTCTCTCACCCAATGCTACGCTCCCCgcctctcacacgctcacacacacacatgtacacacgctcgtgcacacgcatgtacacgcgCATGTGCGAACGAAGTGGGCTCGCTCTAATGACAGGTACATTCTCTCCCTTTGTTCCCCTGGCTCCATTTCCGTAAACAGtctgagtgagagggagagcgagaggaagagaaagggggagagagggaagaagagcaggataaagagagagagaaagagaggggggagagatagcaggggagggagggagagagagagatacatgccgtcctctctctctcacacgtacacccaaaaacacacacacatgcatgcatacaaagCTTTAACGTGcacagatgcacaaacacacacacacacacacacacacacacacacacacacacactggaactACCACTTGCCCACTCCATCTCCCAGCTCTGTCAACACTCAAAGCTGTCAGACGTGTCTCATGATGGTTAAATTAAAAAAGGCCTCGTCGGTGGTATCAGCAGATGCACTACTAGGTCACGCTGGATCAGAAAGGACAGTTCCTCTCTCATTTAGTCTCTGTGTCCCACACTGTGTCCCCTCCAGAAGCACTCCTTCAAGGGACCAGGAATTGTGAGGACCAGCGGGGGGAGGAGACCAGCGTTTCTGCTTGGATCCTGGAGTCCCTCAGGAAAGAGTTATTCCCAGGAGCATCTTTAATCCTCAGAAAGAGAGCAAGCACAGACCATCCAGGAAGAGTAAGGcaagcatgcgtgtgtgtgtgtgtatgtgtgtgtgtgtgtgtgtgtgtgtgcggcagtGACAtatcctccccccctccataaGGGCCCAAACTCAGAGTCAGGAGTGTCAGTCCACCAGTGctccctgcctgtctccctgtctttcCACTCCACTGCTCACAGGGCgcactgctctgagctgaaggagcctccctccttcctcttcctcctcttcaccCTGTGGATCCTCCAGCAGGCCACAGCCAGCAGCACCATGGCCAGGCCCAGGCCTAGGAGCACCACGGACACCACCTTGGTCTGGGGCATGGTGTTGAAGCTGAAGGTCACGCCCGTGCCGGCCACGCCGATCACCAGCGAGATGAGTCCGAAGGGGAAGACACAGCGGTACCACGACTTCTCTGTGCCCCCCGTGGCCTGGGCCAGCCGCTCCACGGTGGACAAGGCTTCCGGGGCCCTGGGGCCCCCGTCCtgcagcgccccctcctggtcGGAGGGCGTGGGAGCGGGCGGCGGTGGCGGGTGGAAGGGGAGGTGGCCTGAGGAGCAGCCCATCGCAGGAGGCCGCTGACTGTACCGGGGCGTCTGTAGAGGGCGCCGTCAGGGGTCAGCATTGGCCTGCGAGAGGAGAGAGCAACCTTACacagggagcgtgtgtgtgtgtgtgtatgtgtgtcagtgtgtgtgtgtgtctgtctctgtgtgtgtcagtgtgtgtgtgtgtgtgtgtgtgtctgtctctgtgtgtgtcagtgggtgtgtgtgtgtgtctgtctccgtgtgtgtatgtgtatatgtcagtgtgtgtgtgtgtgtgtgtgtgtctgtgtgtgtgcatgagtgcatgtatgtttg from Conger conger chromosome 2, fConCon1.1, whole genome shotgun sequence encodes the following:
- the LOC133121333 gene encoding transmembrane protein 100-like, with product MGCSSGHLPFHPPPPPAPTPSDQEGALQDGGPRAPEALSTVERLAQATGGTEKSWYRCVFPFGLISLVIGVAGTGVTFSFNTMPQTKVVSVVLLGLGLAMVLLAVACWRIHRVKRRKRKEGGSFSSEQCAL